ATCGCTGTGATAGATTTGTATACTAATATCTTGCCTAATTTAGAAGATGGTCCATGTGATGTTGATACTTTTTTAACAATGGCAAAATCGTTGGTTAATCAAGGTATAAAGAGTGTGGTTGTTGCGCCCACTTGTAGTGGACAAGATTTAGAGAAACAAAGTATTATGACGCACGTAGACACGGCAAATAAACAATTACAGCACGCTTTTATTCCTCTTACTATTCTTCCGGGACAGAAGATAAAGATAGATGACCGTCTGATTCAAACATTTGAAAAGAATGTACACCTTCCAATTAATTATTCTACGAAATACATGTTTTTACAGATTCCAAACGAGCACACGAATATCTTGAATGAACAGATTCTCTATGAGCTTCAGTTAAAAGGCATTATCCCTATTATTAATGAACCAGAACGTCATACAATATTTCTTGAGAACCCTGATCAGCTTTATGAAATTGTAAAAAGAGGGGCTGTTGTTCAGTTATCATCAGATAGTATAGTTGGTAAAAATGGTCGGAAAGAAAAAAAAGCTGCTCTAACTTTTATTGATAAAGGTCTAGCACATATAATTGCGTCAGGTGTATGTGCGGATACTTATGAGAGGTATAGTTTACCTAAAGCTTACGATACGGTATCTAGACACTTTGGGACACAGGCACTTTATAAGTTCATCGAGAATGCGGATTATATAGTCGAGGGTAAAGCTATCTTTAAAGAACAGCCAGAGCGGGTAAAGAAAGGGAAGTTTTTAGGTATATTTTAATCTCCAAGAGCCTATTTTGTATAAATAGGCTTTTTGTTATGCTCCTAAAGGCTATTATTCAGATAAGATATATATGCTAAAATAATGGACATAATGCTATGATTTCCAGATAGATGTGTAAAAATAAGGAGAAGATTTTGTGATAGATATTTATACTCGTATATTACCAAGAGAAGAACGAGGAAAACAACAGTTTATTGATGCAGCTGAATATTTAGTTAGTCAAGGCGTGAAGGTAGTAGCGACTACTTTAGATAAAAAAGCGAACTCTTCTCTTTCTCTCTATGTAAAAGAAGTGAATCAAATGTTAAAAGATGATAATGTCCCTCTTAAAATTGTTGAAGGAATGGAAGTGACTGCAGACCGTGCATTCGTCGCAACGTATCATGGTCGTGAAGCTATGCTTACTTCCAATGAACGATACATCCTCCTAACTGTGCCTGATCAGGAAGAACCTGATTACCTTGAACAGTTTTTATATGAAATTCAGTTAAAAGAAATTGTTCCTATCATTAGACAACCAGAATGTCATCCATACTTTTTAGAGCATAAAAATGGATTATATAAACTCGTAAAAAAAGGTGCTATTGTACAATTATCATCAGATAGTATTATTGGAAAAAATGGCAAGCGTGCTAAAAAAGCTGCGATGCAGTTTCTAGAACACAATCTTGCTCATGTGATTGCCTCTGGTGTAAGTGTAGAGAACTACAAGGAGCATTCATTGCGTCAAGCTTACGATGTGATTGCAAAAGAAAAAGGAGCTGACACAGCTCAGCTATTGAGGAAAAATGCTGAATCTATATTTAATGGTCAAGGCGTTCAAATTC
The genomic region above belongs to Priestia megaterium and contains:
- a CDS encoding tyrosine-protein phosphatase, with product MIDLYTNILPNLEDGPCDVDTFLTMAKSLVNQGIKSVVVAPTCSGQDLEKQSIMTHVDTANKQLQHAFIPLTILPGQKIKIDDRLIQTFEKNVHLPINYSTKYMFLQIPNEHTNILNEQILYELQLKGIIPIINEPERHTIFLENPDQLYEIVKRGAVVQLSSDSIVGKNGRKEKKAALTFIDKGLAHIIASGVCADTYERYSLPKAYDTVSRHFGTQALYKFIENADYIVEGKAIFKEQPERVKKGKFLGIF
- a CDS encoding CpsB/CapC family capsule biosynthesis tyrosine phosphatase, whose amino-acid sequence is MIDIYTRILPREERGKQQFIDAAEYLVSQGVKVVATTLDKKANSSLSLYVKEVNQMLKDDNVPLKIVEGMEVTADRAFVATYHGREAMLTSNERYILLTVPDQEEPDYLEQFLYEIQLKEIVPIIRQPECHPYFLEHKNGLYKLVKKGAIVQLSSDSIIGKNGKRAKKAAMQFLEHNLAHVIASGVSVENYKEHSLRQAYDVIAKEKGADTAQLLRKNAESIFNGQGVQILPPERIKKTKFLGIF